The Verrucomicrobium spinosum DSM 4136 = JCM 18804 DNA segment TTGGCAACTCATTGGAAAAAGCAAAACAAGCCGGGGAAGCTCTGGATTACTACAAGGCCTATGAGGGAAAGTTCACCGACCACCTGCCACTGGAGGTCCGGAGGGCGCGGCTCACCGCTCTGACGGGAAAGACCCAGCAGGCGGAAAAACACTTCCTGGGGTTGCTCAACAAAGGGCTGAAGGATGAAAACGAACTGCTGGACTGGATCAACCTGCTGATCGAGCAGGAGGACTACAAGACCGCGATCCACTCCGGTGAGGTCTGGCTGGCCCGACGCCCCAGCCTGAATGTGCGGCGCTGGCTGGCACAGACCGTCTTCACCAGCGGGGACCACAAGCTCGCCCTGCAGCAGTTTGAGGAAATACTTGCGACTGATCCCGCCAACAAACGCTCCGCGTATGACCTGGCCGAATACTGCAACGAGGCCGGGGAACACACCCGGGCGGCTGAGGTGGCGGAGAAAGTGCTGAAGGACGAGGCGGAGTCCCCGCGCGCCCTGATGGCCCTGGGCTGGAGCCAGATGGGCCGCAAGTGGTACAAGGATGCGAAGCAGACCTTTGAGAGGGCCGCGCAGAAAAACCCCAAAGACACCGAGGTGCAGAGCGCCATCCGCTCCGCCTCCGCAGCCCTCGGCCAGGGGGACAACTCCGACATCAAGCAGATGCTGCCGCCGGTGGAGACCCCGCCAGAGGTCCTCTCCGCACTGGATCAGCTGAAGGTGCCAGACGACTTGGAGGAAGGCCAGTCCACCATCTCCCTCGTACGCACCACCGGCTATCACTACATGAAGGGCAAGCCAGCCCGTCGCACGCTGTACCGGAAGGTGAAGATCCTGGACAACCAGGGGGCCAAGGATCTCAGCTCGCTGCAATATTCGTTCAATCCGCTGGCCGAGCGTATTTTCATGAACCGGCTGGAGGTGCGGGACAGTGCCGGTGCGCTGGTCTCCCGGGCCACGGTGGATGACGCGTATGTGCGTGACCTTCACGACGGGACGGCCAGCTCAGACCGGGTGTTGCATCTCCAGGTGGAAGGGGTAAAGCCCGGCTGCACCATCGAGTGTGAGATCACCATCGAGGACCTCTCCACCGCCACGCATTTCGAGTTCGCCCGCCGGGTGTTCGCCAACTCAGTCCCGGTCGCCAGAGAGGCCATCTTCGTCACGGGGGAGACCCGTGACGTGAAGTTCCGGTTTGCCCAGGGCGGGAACGTGCGGACCCTGAAGGACGACAAGTTCCTGGCGTGGGTCGTGCCGCCCCAGGGCACCACCGAAGGAGAGAGCTACTCCCTCTGGGTCGAGCGACTCTGCCCCATGCTCTGGCTCGGCGGAGAGGAAGGCGACTGGTCCACGGTGGGCAAGGACTACCTCAAACAAATCCAGGACCGTCTGGAGGTGAGCAAGGAAATCAAGGAGCTGGCGGCAGGCCTGGTGGAGGGGATCAAAGACCCCAAGGCCCGCGTGGCGGCCCTGGCACGACATGTCCAGAAAGAGATCGGCTACAAGGCCATCGAGTTCGGCGTGCGGGCCCGGCGGCCCAACACTGGCGCTGACACCCTCCGCTCCCGCTACGGAGACTGCAAGGACCACTCCCTGCTGCTGCATCTGCTCCTGAAAGCGGCCGATGTGCCCAGCCACCTGGCCCTGGTGAACACAGACTGGGAGACAGAGCCAAGCCTGCCTTCGCTGGACCAGTTCAACCACATGGTGGTACACGTGCCAGCGCTGGGGAAAGACTGGCTGCTGGATCCCACAGACAAAACGCTCAGCCTTTCCCAATACCCGTCCAACGTGGCCATTCACAGTGCCGCCTTGATCCTGGACCCGGCCGGCCCCCGGCTGATTGCCAAGCGGGGTTTCGTGCCAGCGGGAAGCTGCATCGTGGAGAACCGCCGGAACATCTCCATCAGTGAACGCGACTGGGTGGTGGAGGATCAGTTGGAACTGACCGGCTACTATGCCTCCGCCATCCGGGACGACTTCACCGGGCTCACCACCAAGGAACAGCGTGACCGAATCCAGGCCATCCTCGCACAGTTTGGCCCCATCCAGGTGGACTCCTTCCGCTTTGAGGCACTCGAGAATCCGGAGGTTCCCGCCCGGCTCTTCACCACCTATCGTGTGCGCGATGCCATTTCCATCACGGCAACCGGGCGTCAGGCCACACTGCCTTCCTGCTGGGAGGAGGATTACCTCGCGACGAAGTATGTGAAGGACCGCAAGACCAGGTTCGAATTCCTCTATCCGATGCAGATGAAGTCCCGGCTGACCTGGAAGCTGCCAGCCACACTCCGTCCAGAGGCCATCGCGGCCCTGGCTCAAAGGGGAGATTCGAAGTTCACCACCTGGAATCTCACCTCGACGGTCGGGGACGACGGCACCGTCACCATGAACTTTGATTTTCAGGCCAGGACGGGAGAATTCCCGGCCTCGGACTACAGTGCGTTTCATGACGCCTGGGAGGCCGCACGACGCTCCTGGAATCCGCCTCTGCAATGGGAGGAGGCCCCGGCCAGCAGGCAGTAGATCCAGCCACGGAGGGGGAATTTGTGCCCCTCCCGTCCGTGGACGCGAGCCCGGCGTACTGCTAGATGAAGGGCCGCTCCAGAGCCCCGACCCTGCTCCGCTGGGTTTGACAAAACCTCCACCACCCCCTTCATTCGTCACCATGTCAACCATCGCCAATTTCCCCACCATGATTCAGCGCCCGTCCAACTACATCATCCCCACCGTGATTGAGGCGGAAGGCCGCATGGAGCGTGCGTATGACATCTACTCACGCCTCCTGAAGGACCGCATCATTTTCATCGGCACCCCCATTGATGACCAGGTGGCCAATATCGTGATCGCCCAGCTTCTGTTCCTGCAGATGCAGGATCCGAAGAAGGACATCAACATCTACATCAACTCCCCCGGCGGCTCCGTGACCGCAGGCCTGGCCATCTACGACACCATGCAGTTCGTCACCTGTGACGTGAACACCTACTGCATCGGCATCGCCGCCAGCATGGGTGCCGTGCTCCTGACCGCCGGCACCAAGGGCAAGCGCTACGCCCTCCCAAACTCCCACATCATGATCCACCAGGTCAGCGGCGGTGCCCAGGGTACGGCCAGCGATGTGGAGCGCACCGTGGAGTTCATGTACCGCCTCAAGCGCCGTCTGAACAAGATCATCTCCCACCACACCGGCAAGACGGTGGAAGCCGTCGAGCGTGATGCCGACCGCGACTACTACATGAGCGGTGAGGAAGCCGCGGCCTATGGCATTGTGGACAAGGTGCTCGACAACAAGAAAGAGTTCACCCCCGTCATGGAAGTCGTGAAAGAAGCCACTGGTGGCGGCAACAGCGGCGGCGATGTGTCCCCGCAGACGTCTGTGTAGTCTTGGTTTGATGCTCCGTCGGGACTTGAAGTTGTTTCAACGAACGCATCTCGTTTTCACAAGCAAGATCAAGGAAAGCAGGATCCGCAAGGGTCCTGCTTTTTTGTTGGGAGGGCGAGGGCAAAGCCTGCAAGCAACCACTCGAAGTTGCTCGTGGCTGCACTCGTGAGAGTGCGGTGGTGGCGCGGCCCCGTGGAGGGAACAGTGCGCACTGGGTGCGTTGTGGCCGGACCGCGTTTTTACAAACGCAGCCACGCTGAGGCTGAGTTCCGCCACCCGACAGTTCGCAAGCTCGCAAGCTCGCAAGTTCGCAAGTTCGCAAGTTCGCAAGTTCGCAAGTTCGCAAGTTCGCAAGTTCGCAAGTTCGCAAGTTCGCAAGTTCGCAAGTTCGCAAGTTCGCAAGTTCGCAAGTTCGCAAGTTCGCAGCTCGCAGCTCGTGGCTCGTGGCTGCACTCGTGAGAGTGCGGTGGTGGCGCGGCCCCGCGGCGGGAACAGTGCGCACTGGGTGCCTTGTGGCCGGACCGCGTTTTTACAAACGCAGCCACGCTGAGGCTGAGTTCCGCCACCCGACAGTTCGCAAGCTCGTAGCTTGCAGCTCGTGGCTGCACTCGTGAGAGTGCGGTGGTGGCGCGGCCCCGCGGCGGGAACAGTGCGCACTGGGTGCGTTGTGGCCGGACCGCGTTTTTACAAACGCAGCCACGCTGAGGCTGAGTTCCGCCACCCGACAGTTCGCAAGCTCGCAAGTTCGTGGCTCGTGGCTGCACTCGTGAGAGTGCGGTGGGTGGCGCGGCCCCGCGGCGGGAACAGTGCGCACTGGGTGCCTTGTGGCCGGACCGCGTTTTTACAAACGCAGCCACGCTGAGACTGAGTTCCGCCACCCGACAGTTCGCAAGCTCGTAGCTGCACTCGTGAGAGTGCGGTGGTGGCGCGGCCCCGCGGCGGGAACAGTGCGCACTGGGTGACTTGTGGCCGGACCGCGTTTTTACAAACGCAGCCACGCTGAGACTGAGTTCCGCCACCTGGCAGTTCGCAAGCTCGTAGCTCGTGGCTGCACTCGTGAGAGTGCGGTGGGTGGCGCGGCCCCGCGGCGGGAACAGTGCGCACTGGGTGACTTGTGGCCGGACCGCGTTTTTACAAATGCAGCCACGCTGAGACTGAGTTCCGCCACCTGGCAGTTCGCAAGCTCGTAGCTCGCAGCTCGTGGCTCGTGGCTGCACTCGTGAGAGTGCGGTGGGTGGCGCGGCCCCGCGGCGGGAACAGTGCGCACTGGGTGACTTGTGGCCGGACCGCGTTTTTACAAACGCAGCCACGCTGAGGCTGATTCCAGCCGCGGCACTTTCCCTATTCAGACAAGACCGCGCGGGCAAACGACTGGATCTGCGCGGCAGCGAGCACGCCCAGCAGCGCGGCTTTCAAAAACTCCAGCCCGATGTAGGCGTTGTGATGCCAGGAGGCGGCCACGATCTCCCCTGCCAGCACCGCCTTGGCCCGCACATCCAGCACCGGCATGAGGCCCCACACTTGAAACGCCAGCACGGCGGTGATGACCGCCAGCAACACCACGCTGCCCCGCGTGCGCACCACCCGCAGCCGCAACATCAGGAACCAGGAGAACGCACAACAGATCAACTCCACCCGGTTCAGCGCATGAAACACCAGCCGACCGATGCTCAGGGCATGCTTCAGCTCCACGCCGGGTGCTTTGAACTTCAGCGGGGCTTCCACAAAACTGATGGCACACACAAACCCCAGCCACAGCAGGGTGATGACAAAAGCATAGAGGGCAAAACGGCGCATGGTGGGCGCGAGTATGACTCAGGGCGCGGGATCACGCCAGTACGCAGGCAGGTCTTTCTTGGTGGCCTGCAGGATGGTGCGGATGTGCCCACGCTCGCTCTCAGACAGGCTGGCAAACTCCTTCTCCCGCCCGTCGTGCCCGCGCAGGACCTGCCAGAGCTGGGAGTAGAACTCGTCCTTCATCTGCCGGGGCAGGGCCTCAAACGCCTGCGAGTAGATCATGTAGCTACAGCGGTGTTTGAAGAGCCGGGTGCGAAGCTGGAAGTCCTTGAGTGAGCGCCCCTCTGCCGTCTCCAGGCGGTTGCGGCGGAAGGCGTCCTGAAACGAGCCATCCCCTTCCACACCATCATCCTGCAAGGTGTATTCACCGACAAAGAGCATCTGACGCAGCAGCTTCTCCGCCAGGCTGCGGATCACGCTCTGGGCCGAGCCCTGTGGCACGTCTGTCACAGGTTCATGAAAGGCCTCCTGTAGATCCCGCTGGCGGGCCATCGCCGCACGTGTGCTACGGGCCGCATCCGTCAGCAGGTTGTGGGTGCTGCACTGGTGCTCCAGCACCATGAGGGCCACCAGATCACTCGTCTTCGCCAGATACGGCTGCGTGGAGATGATGTCCTGCAGGGAGGTGATGTTGGCTCCTCGTTCCCGATCCAGCTGGACGCCGGCACCCGTCTCCCTGGCGATCGCATTTCCCATGTGCCGGTCCTTGCCATGGCGGCCCGTCACATACCAGCCGCCCCAGCGTTCTGAAAGCGGGCTCTCATGCGTGGTGACATGGCTCCCCTCACTCAGGATGGGCTGCCCGGAGGCATCCGCATACACAGAGCGCACGAGCATGCCCTTCACGCCACCGGTGCGCGAGCTCTCGTGGCAGCTCAGGCACTGCTCATCCACCACGAGTTCCGGGCGATAGCCCACAGCCGCGCCACCTCTCTGGCTCAGGGTGTAGAAATGCGGCCCGGTCTCCGGATCCATGCCGATGAGCTCAATCAGCCCGCCCTGCACCCAGCCCACATACACCTCCTCAGAGAAATAAACCGCCCGCGGCCGCATGGGCCCAATGAGCGCGTTCTGGAGGCTGGTCTTGGAGAAAACCAGCACCTGGGATGCCATCGGCACATCCAGCTCCTTGAGCACGGCCTGGAGAAAAGTCTTCTCATCTCCCTCCACCGGGAGCTTCACCTGCCCGCTCTGCACCCGCTGCCAGAGCCGGGCCACGGGATCAGAAGAGTTCTTCCAGGGCTCCGCCGACGTCGGGTCCGCCGCAGCAAGAGACGGCCCACTGGCGAGCAAGACGGCACACCATAAGGAATCAACCCATGCCCGCCATCCGGCCGCCGCAGGCCTCAGGGATGCGTGCCGTTCAGCGTCGCGCCCGCGACGTAGCCATGCCCCGGGCTGGGGCTGAGCAGACGCAGGAGCGGCTTCCCGTCCACCACCAGATCCTCCAGGGTGTAGTGGTCCAGCACATCCAGAAAGGCATCCCGCGCCTCCCGGAACACTCCGCGCAGACGGCAGG contains these protein-coding regions:
- a CDS encoding DUF3857 domain-containing protein, with the translated sequence MEFTPFLLTETFETAEKAGAIAGSVFAALGTVFGVIRCTQIMRRPTTSTLCVTALLLVMIAWALSSGVRFFTLLMGARNDVLQMIVSFTVAVIMIGGLAVGIVGLCLYDSGRYRQGRAQAIWAIVLSTVIVLGMSVTAAINVAKQIQDRDGDSPLSMTTGIPREIKNEQFNFSVTADESWWEIPNHKQLNKLSCMALRLKNSEVFMLVIAEETGIGYELEDLSETVKIRALPGTKTSRQTQEKVHLNGLDFVRIQTIGRPDGVRMNLYYDQWVAVHGGLCWQILFWGSDHKETLVKAQASTMMNSFRLLNKDLILGEAAKDQARPELGYATHLEPGMWNEWSNPAELTRLADFSAQRHLEAFVVVPLRFEEGTVNLDAAARALLSTINLTYPMDGEDQNSSEKSWTPPGASSSGSGLEIRHRMKQDDGTGYRYLVRVAHWPTGAVMVAGWAADDKGDFQKVETAVSAVELHEPRGTAPAVAREALTDYGAACNQIGLYHFNREEYPAATRWFKQAFEQTQAEPVLLENIGNSLEKAKQAGEALDYYKAYEGKFTDHLPLEVRRARLTALTGKTQQAEKHFLGLLNKGLKDENELLDWINLLIEQEDYKTAIHSGEVWLARRPSLNVRRWLAQTVFTSGDHKLALQQFEEILATDPANKRSAYDLAEYCNEAGEHTRAAEVAEKVLKDEAESPRALMALGWSQMGRKWYKDAKQTFERAAQKNPKDTEVQSAIRSASAALGQGDNSDIKQMLPPVETPPEVLSALDQLKVPDDLEEGQSTISLVRTTGYHYMKGKPARRTLYRKVKILDNQGAKDLSSLQYSFNPLAERIFMNRLEVRDSAGALVSRATVDDAYVRDLHDGTASSDRVLHLQVEGVKPGCTIECEITIEDLSTATHFEFARRVFANSVPVAREAIFVTGETRDVKFRFAQGGNVRTLKDDKFLAWVVPPQGTTEGESYSLWVERLCPMLWLGGEEGDWSTVGKDYLKQIQDRLEVSKEIKELAAGLVEGIKDPKARVAALARHVQKEIGYKAIEFGVRARRPNTGADTLRSRYGDCKDHSLLLHLLLKAADVPSHLALVNTDWETEPSLPSLDQFNHMVVHVPALGKDWLLDPTDKTLSLSQYPSNVAIHSAALILDPAGPRLIAKRGFVPAGSCIVENRRNISISERDWVVEDQLELTGYYASAIRDDFTGLTTKEQRDRIQAILAQFGPIQVDSFRFEALENPEVPARLFTTYRVRDAISITATGRQATLPSCWEEDYLATKYVKDRKTRFEFLYPMQMKSRLTWKLPATLRPEAIAALAQRGDSKFTTWNLTSTVGDDGTVTMNFDFQARTGEFPASDYSAFHDAWEAARRSWNPPLQWEEAPASRQ
- a CDS encoding ATP-dependent Clp protease proteolytic subunit, which codes for MSTIANFPTMIQRPSNYIIPTVIEAEGRMERAYDIYSRLLKDRIIFIGTPIDDQVANIVIAQLLFLQMQDPKKDINIYINSPGGSVTAGLAIYDTMQFVTCDVNTYCIGIAASMGAVLLTAGTKGKRYALPNSHIMIHQVSGGAQGTASDVERTVEFMYRLKRRLNKIISHHTGKTVEAVERDADRDYYMSGEEAAAYGIVDKVLDNKKEFTPVMEVVKEATGGGNSGGDVSPQTSV